A genomic segment from Gilvibacter sp. SZ-19 encodes:
- a CDS encoding galactokinase family protein — translation MTRIKAPARICLFGDHQDYLGLPVIACAIDRYIEFNALPNSSNTLRFDFIDLNEKRSVNLDQQYNNFGPRDYILSSLYLLQQRGIQLESGYDIEVYGNIPINAGLSSSSAFVVAWITLLLKLSSRLNDYTAVEIGQMGYEAECVLHKEAGGKMDQYTAAIGNTVYIDTSRDLSYESLIFPTDALLVANSGIPKETLDGLRTLNERTHAAIAKVTQQYPDLEIAKVGLGELGQYLKFLDEEQGLLFEAAVRNHTLTLEAVKGIRLGTADPSFLGALMYEHHKVLRDFLNITTPEIDALVNAAMDAGAFGCKIVGSGGGGCIACIAPQAKKDEILSALNAAGAAVAFEAMISEGAKELAE, via the coding sequence ATGACCCGAATAAAAGCCCCGGCACGGATCTGTCTTTTTGGTGACCACCAGGATTATTTAGGTTTACCTGTCATTGCCTGCGCGATAGATAGGTATATCGAGTTCAATGCGTTGCCAAACTCGAGTAATACGCTCCGTTTTGACTTCATCGATCTAAACGAAAAACGCTCGGTGAACTTAGATCAGCAGTACAATAATTTTGGCCCGAGAGATTATATCCTATCTAGCCTGTATTTACTACAACAGCGCGGAATACAACTAGAGTCTGGCTACGATATTGAGGTCTACGGAAATATCCCTATCAACGCAGGCTTGAGCAGTTCTTCGGCCTTTGTAGTTGCCTGGATCACTTTATTGTTAAAGCTCAGCAGCAGATTAAATGATTATACTGCTGTAGAGATCGGCCAGATGGGGTATGAGGCGGAATGTGTGCTGCACAAAGAAGCCGGCGGTAAAATGGATCAATATACGGCTGCCATTGGCAACACAGTTTATATAGATACCAGTAGAGATCTCAGCTATGAGTCTCTAATATTTCCTACAGATGCTCTTCTGGTTGCCAACTCAGGTATTCCCAAAGAAACACTAGATGGCTTGCGAACGCTTAATGAGCGAACTCATGCGGCCATAGCAAAAGTTACCCAGCAATACCCTGACTTAGAAATTGCCAAAGTAGGCCTCGGAGAACTCGGACAGTATCTTAAATTCTTGGATGAAGAACAAGGATTATTGTTCGAAGCAGCGGTACGAAACCACACTTTGACGCTCGAAGCTGTAAAAGGCATTCGCTTGGGTACTGCAGACCCATCATTCTTGGGCGCTTTAATGTACGAACACCATAAAGTATTACGCGATTTTTTGAATATCACCACACCGGAGATCGACGCGCTAGTAAATGCGGCCATGGATGCTGGAGCATTTGGCTGTAAGATCGTTGGTTCAGGTGGCGGAGGATGTATAGCTTGCATAGCTCCACAGGCAAAGAAGGACGAAATCCTGTCCGCTCTCAATGCAGCAGGTGCTGCGGTAGCTTTCGAAGCAATGATCTCCGAAGGAGCAAAAGAATTGGCCGAATGA
- a CDS encoding Gfo/Idh/MocA family protein, with translation MSSRREFVKQSALIGTGLALSPAFAFAQDIKPLTEKLRVGLIGVGLRGTNHLQNLLYRDDVEIVAVCDIDTRRMPVVKELLKKHKHKAVKQFTANELDYKNLLALDNIDAVIISTPWLWHARMAKDAMKAGKYVGLEVSAANTMEECWDLVNIHEETGSHLMILENVCYRRDVMAVLNMVKQNVFGELLHFRCGYQHDLRFVKFNDGKTAYGKGAEFGEKGISESAWRTRHSLLRNADVYPTHGLGPVANMCDINRGNRFVSISSMASKAVGLNKYIVDVGGADHPNAKLKWKQGDVITSMISTSNGETIIVTHDCNSPRPYSLGYRVQGSEGLWEVDGRRIYIEGKSEPHRWDEAQPWLDKYDHPLWKRFAERATGSGHGGMDFFVLNAFVESAKRNVAPPLDVYDAAAWSAVTPLSEASIAANGEAQEFPDFTRGNWVKRKPWNWNSDLF, from the coding sequence ATGAGTAGCCGTAGAGAATTTGTAAAACAGTCTGCCTTAATTGGTACAGGATTGGCCTTAAGCCCGGCCTTCGCATTTGCTCAAGACATAAAACCGCTAACAGAAAAGTTGCGGGTAGGCTTAATTGGCGTTGGTCTTCGAGGTACCAATCATTTACAAAACCTGCTATATAGAGATGATGTGGAGATCGTAGCCGTTTGCGATATTGATACGCGCAGAATGCCCGTAGTAAAAGAGCTGCTCAAAAAACACAAACACAAGGCTGTAAAACAGTTTACTGCAAACGAACTCGACTACAAGAATTTACTTGCACTAGATAATATAGACGCTGTGATCATATCTACGCCATGGCTTTGGCATGCGCGTATGGCCAAAGACGCTATGAAAGCAGGTAAATATGTTGGGCTGGAGGTTTCTGCTGCTAACACTATGGAAGAGTGTTGGGATCTGGTGAACATACACGAAGAGACCGGATCTCATTTGATGATCTTAGAAAACGTTTGCTACCGCCGCGATGTGATGGCGGTATTGAATATGGTAAAACAAAATGTCTTTGGAGAATTGTTGCACTTTCGCTGCGGATACCAGCATGACCTGCGTTTTGTAAAATTCAACGACGGTAAAACAGCTTATGGAAAAGGTGCTGAGTTTGGTGAAAAAGGTATTTCTGAGTCTGCCTGGAGGACAAGGCACAGTTTGCTTCGCAATGCCGATGTTTACCCCACCCACGGCTTAGGTCCTGTTGCCAACATGTGTGACATTAATCGCGGGAATCGTTTTGTTTCTATCTCTTCTATGGCCTCAAAAGCCGTTGGCTTGAACAAATATATAGTAGATGTAGGCGGAGCTGATCATCCCAACGCCAAGCTAAAATGGAAGCAAGGAGATGTAATCACTTCCATGATTAGCACTTCCAACGGGGAGACCATTATTGTGACTCACGATTGCAATTCCCCGCGACCTTATTCCCTTGGCTATAGAGTTCAAGGTAGCGAAGGACTGTGGGAAGTTGACGGTCGTAGAATCTATATAGAAGGAAAATCCGAGCCACACCGCTGGGATGAAGCCCAACCTTGGTTAGACAAGTACGATCATCCACTTTGGAAACGCTTTGCGGAGCGCGCCACTGGTTCCGGACACGGGGGCATGGACTTCTTTGTGCTAAATGCCTTTGTAGAATCGGCCAAACGCAATGTAGCTCCTCCTTTAGATGTTTATGACGCTGCGGCTTGGAGCGCGGTGACACCGCTATCTGAAGCCTCCATTGCTGCCAATGGAGAAGCTCAGGAATTCCCTGACTTTACACGCGGGAATTGGGTAAAGCGCAAGCCGTGGAACTGGAACAGTGACCTTTTCTAA